taaatcaaagaaatattcTAAGGATGATAGCAATGAAAAGACAGAGAGATGAATtcaatgataaaatatgtttgattgtaatgataTATTGtgctaataaattttttataataaacttgtGTTTGCTTTCAggtatctatattttttaatttttttttcaggcaTTAAATAATGCAAGCAATAGCTGTCACATGGAGAAAACTTTCTACAAATGCACGGTCCGCTAGCTCAATCactaatctaaaaaaattaggaaaaacggcatttagtaataaatacttgCTTTATACTAATGTGACAATATCTGTAAGCTTATCAGCTGTTGGTGATCTACTGGAACAGACATATGAATTGTACACTAAAGATATGGAAAAGTATGATTTTAAACGGACTATGCATATGGGTTTTTCTGGCGCAGCAGTGGGGGTACTTTGTCATCACTGGTATAAAGTGCTTGATAGGTTTATTATCGGCAAAACAACTGATAtggttattaaaaaactacttttagaTCAATTAATTTTCTCTCCAGTAATGATTGTTACTTTTTTTGGTA
This DNA window, taken from Pieris rapae chromosome 16, ilPieRapa1.1, whole genome shotgun sequence, encodes the following:
- the LOC110998097 gene encoding mpv17-like protein 2, with the protein product MQAIAVTWRKLSTNARSASSITNLKKLGKTAFSNKYLLYTNVTISVSLSAVGDLLEQTYELYTKDMEKYDFKRTMHMGFSGAAVGVLCHHWYKVLDRFIIGKTTDMVIKKLLLDQLIFSPVMIVTFFGSLALLEDDPVDNFKEEVRQKFVTLYKAEWMVWPPAQIINFYFLPTRFRVLYDNTISLGYDVYTSQVKHNKNNLRNAERKSV